One window from the genome of Parasteatoda tepidariorum isolate YZ-2023 chromosome 8, CAS_Ptep_4.0, whole genome shotgun sequence encodes:
- the LOC107449052 gene encoding GATA zinc finger domain-containing protein 4-like, which produces MNQQSINSQVLYDIPQMKHISRIRSLSNIPVSFTLCRRRASETEYTELDGINLESEKCPRMLQSEENSEKLSTREQKVREKTSKLLETEHSNSEYDLVCQSLIHSSINSQSSANSSKNNVNNSLCKANSNPSSVGNIHHLQRNERNQIKSIGKSEFKETNSEGTKKANSTKQKHNGNLVSNNPNGYSYRENTASKQRKGTKARQDNPLDDKEECIMTFSKKIRDKNSEEYEQNMLFPSESFRISVNVVNSNLKTEGKMNLNKEDDFLYLSSGDDCESKMLRSSTSTPQLSKHVVKKRKTWL; this is translated from the coding sequence ATGAATCAACAAAGCATCAATAGCCAAGTCTTATATGATATTCCTCAAATGAAGCACATTAGTCGAATTCGATCTCTGTCGAATATACCAGTATCTTTTACTCTTTGTCGACGTAGAGCGTCAGAAACGGAGTACACAGAACTCGACGGCATTAATTTGGAAAGTGAAAAATGTCCCCGAATGCTACAGAGTGAAGAGAATTCTGAGAAACTAAGTACTCGTGAACAGAAAGTTCGtgaaaaaacttcaaaacttcTAGAAACTGAACACTCAAACTCAGAATACGATCTTGTTTGCCAAAGCCTAATCCATTCTAGTATAAATAGTCAAAGCAGTGCAAATAGTagtaaaaacaatgtaaataattcTCTTTGCAAAGCAAATAGTAATCCAAGCAGTGTTGGCAATATCCACCATTTACagagaaatgaaagaaatcaaattaaaagcaTTGGCAAATCTGAATTCAAAGAAACAAATTCAGAAGGCACGAAGAAAGCTAATAGCACTAAACAAAAGCATAATGGCAACCTAGTTTCAAATAATCCCAATGGTTACAGTTACAGAGAAAATACTGCTTCGAAACAGAGGAAGGGTACGAAAGCAAGACAAGATAACCCTCTAGATGACAAAGAGGAATGTATTATgacattttcaaagaaaattcgaGATAAAAATTCTGAAGAGTATGAACAAAACATGTTGTTCCCTTCTGAAAGTTTCAGAATATCTGTTAACGTTGTCAACAGCAATTTAAAGACTGAAGGCAAAATGAATTTGAACAAAGAAGATGATTTTCTCTACCTGAGTAGCGGAGATGACTGTGAATCGAAAATGCTGAGATCTTCTACATCGACTCCTCAACTTTCCAAACATgttgtcaaaaaaagaaagacttgGTTATAA